The Polyangium mundeleinium genome contains the following window.
ACTGCATGTTGAACTGGCAGTCGCTCGCCTGCGCGCACGGCTCCTTCAGGCCCTTGTTCACGAGGCCGTTCGGGAAATCGCTGAGGTCGCCGTTCTGCCAGTCGTAGACGCTGGCCCCCGCATCGGGCGTGACGCCGGCGTCGGGCTGCTCGTCGAAGACCTGGCACGAAGGATCGCAGGGGTTGTTGACGCAAGCGCTCGCGACGTGGTTCAGGATGATGATGTCGCCGTCGTCGGGGCGCGCCGAGGTCTCGTGGATCTTCGCCTTCGGCGGCGCGATGCGGGAGGAGATGGTGCCCTCGGCGCAAGGGGCCCACGTGCCTTCGACGCACGCTTGCGTGCCGTCGAGGCAGGTGAGGATCCCGTTTTGCTCGCCGATCGTGAGGTGACAGTCGCGCACCTGGCCATCCACGCAGGGGCCCATGCTCGGGCCGGCGCCGCTGCCGCCGCTGCCACCGCTGCCGCCGCTGCCCCCTTCTCCAGGCCGCGCCCCGAGCGGCGGTTCGGCCGAGCACGCAGCGAAGACCACGGCAAAAGGCGCGAGCACGAGCATCGCGAGGGCCAAGGTCGCTCGGAAAGCCGCGCGTGATCCCGCGCGGGCCGAGCCGTTCTTTTCGAGCATCCCTGTCGATCTGCCCGACGCACGCGCCATGGGTCGAAACCTCCGGTGGATCCTTCGTAACCGAGGAAGACTGAAGGATCCGGAGCAAAAGAAGCAAGCAACGTGCCCTGAACGGGTCACGCGGGTCCACGCGACCGGCCCGACACCGAGCCGGATTGCCCGTGGGTGGCTTGGTCATCGAGGACCCTGGTAACGGCGTCTACCGGGGAAAAAGTTGCGCAGGCCGCAACCGTTTCACATCGATGCGAGGCGCGTGATCCGGGCGCGGGGAGGGGAGGGCGTCAAAAAACAGGCTTGTCGAGGCCCGGGGCCACGCGCATGCTCGCCGCGGGCGAAGGCCCTTCCCGGACCGACGATGAGGCCGCTTCCCGATGGCCCAGGCTCGTAGGATCGGGGAAAGCTCCGAGGACCGTGCACGCCCACTCCATCGCCGGATTCTTGAGCGCTTGGGTGGTCGCGTACGTCGCGATCGCCACGTTCTGCTTCGTCGCGCGGCGGAGGGAGCGCCTGCGCGGGCGCGAGGCCGACTTCGTGCTGTTCGGGTTCTTCTGCCTCGCGCTGTCGGTGCACACGGCTGGCGCGGCGGCGCTGCACCTGATGCGCGACGTGCCAGCCGTGCGGATGGCGCTGCTCGCTTCGGACGTGGGCCGCGTGCTCGGGGCGGCGCTGCTCGTGCACGTGGTCGCGCAGCTCTCGCAGATGCGGCTCGCCCCGCGGGTGCTCGTCGCGATCTACGGCGCGGCGGCGCTCTTCGGGGTCGCGAGCATCGTCGAGCACGTGAGGCACTTCGACACCGTGGCCGAAGCGCCGGTGTCGCTGCTCGGGCTTTCGGTCGTGGAAGTCGCGACGCCGGCGCACCCGCTCGCGACGCTGGTGTCGGTCGGCTCGTTCGCGGCCGCGATCTTCGGGATGACGGTGTTCGTGCGGAGCGCGCTGCGCGGCCGTGCGGATCTGCTTCCGTCGTTGTGGGGCTCGATCGCGTTCGTCGTGAGCACGGGCTACGACGGGTTCTACGGGGTGCTCGGGCAAGGCAAGCCGCTCACGAGCCCGTACGGGTACGCGGCGTTCGTGATGGGCGTCGTGATGTCGCTCCTGTCGCGTTACGTGGCGCTGCGGCAACGGCTGGAGGAGCGCGCGTCGGAGCTGAAGCAAAGGTCGGCGGAGATCGCGCGGGCGTACGAGGAGCTGCGTGCGGCGCAGGCGGAGCTCGTGCGCAAGGAGCAGCTCGCGGCCGTGGGCGAGCTGTCGGCGGTGATCGCGCATGAGGTGCGGAACCCCTTGGCGATCATCACGACCGCCGTGGCGACGTTGCGGCGCGAAGGGCTCGGCGAGGACGATCGGCAGACGCTGCTCGGGATCCTCGACGAGGAGGCGTCGCGGCTGAACCGGCTCGTGGGGGATCTCCTGCGGTACGCGCGGCCCGTGCGGTGCGAGCGTCAGCTCGTGGCGCCGCGCGAGATCGTGGAGCGCGCGCTCGCGCTCTCGCAGAACCAGACGATCGTGAAGGTGACGCTCGTGGAGCCGGAGCCCCTCGAGAAGATCCACGCGGATCCGATGCTGCTCCGGCAGGTGTTCGAGAACATCGTGACGAACGCGATGCAGGCGATGCCGACCGGCGGATCGTTGACGGTGACGCTCGTGCCGCACGCGGAGAGCGGCGCGTCCGGGGTCGAGGTGCGTGTCGCGGACACGGGCGAGGGGATGGACACGTCGGTGCGGGATCGCGCGCTTGATCCGTTCTTCACGACGCGCGCGGCGGGGACGGGGCTCGGCCTCGCGATCGTGGCGCGCATCGTGGACGCGCACGGCGGGCGGCTGTCGATCGAGAGCGACGTGGGTGCAGGGACGGAGGTGCGGATCTTCTTGCCGCAGCACGGAGAGCCTGCGCCGGGGCGGAGGTCGGTGCCGCCGGAGATCAATCGGACGAGCTCGCTGCCGCCGATGCCGGTGGAGGTGCGGCGCGCGTTCGCCGGGAGGAAAGCGTGACGAAGGTCGACGACAAGAGGGCCGCGCGGCGCGCGGAGATCGTGCGCGCGGACAAGCAGTACGTGTGGCATCCGTACACGCCGATGCAGCGGTACATCGACGAGGTCGATCCGCTGGTCGTCGAGCGTGCCGCGGGCGCGCGGTTCTTCGATGTCGACGGGCGGAGTTACCTCGACGCGAATTCGAGCTGGTGGGTCTCGACGCTCGGGCACAACCACCCGCGGCTCGTGGCGGCGCTCGCGCGGCAGGCCGAGAAGCTCTGCCACGTGTCGCTCGCGGGCGTGACGCACGAGGGCGCGGCGAAGCTCGGCGAGGAGCTCGTGGCGATCGCACCGCCGGGGCTCACGAAGGTGTTCTTCAGCGACGACGGCTCGACGGCGGTGGAGGTCGCGCTGAAGCTCGCGGTGCAGATGTGGCACAACGAGGGGCGGCCCGCGCGGCGGAGGTTCGTGGCGCTCGACGGCGCGTTCCACGGCGAGACGATCGGCGCGGCGAGCCTCGGGGGCGTGGAGGTGTTTCGCAAGCCTTTCGCAGGCGTGCTCCTCGAGTGCATTCACGTACCGACGCCCGAGGGCGATGCGCCTTCGGACGCGGGCTACGCGCGGGCGTTCGAGGCCCTGGAGAAGCTGCTCGCCGAGGGGAGCGACACGATCGCGGCGGTGGTGCTGGAGCCGCTCGTGCAAGGCGCGACGGGGATGCGGATGTACGACGCGGCGTACCTGCGGCATGCGCGCGCGCTCTGCGATCGCTACGACGTGCTGCTCGTGATCGACGAGGTGTTCACGGGCTACGGGCGCACGGGATCGATGTGGGCGTGCGAGCGCGCGGGCATCACGCCCGATCTGATGTGCTGCGCGAAAGGGTTCTCCGGCGGCATGTTCCCGATGGCGGCGACGCTCGCGACGCGGCGGGTCTTCGACGCGTTCCTCGGGGCGCCGGAGCGCGCCTTCTATTACGGCCATTCCTTCTGCGGAAACCCGCTCGGCGCGGCCATCGCGCGCGAGGTGCTCGCGATCTTCCGCGAGGAGGAGATCCTCGCGAAGGCCCAGCCGAAGGCCGCGCGGATCGCGAAGGTGTTCGCTTCGATGGGTGAGATCCCGGGCGTGTCGCGGGCGCGATCGCTCGGGATGATCGGCGCGCTCGATCTGTCGAAGGGCGCGGGATACCTCAGTGAGCTCGGCTGGCGGGTGTATGCGGAGGCGCGGAGGCGCGGCGCGTATCTGCGGCCGCTCGGCGACGTGGTGTACGTGGCGCCGCCGCTCACGATCACGGACGACGATCTCGAGACGCTCCTGGGGATCGTCGAGGAGAGCGTGCGGGCGGCGTTGCGTTAGCGCGTCTTCGCGGCGGGCGCGCGGCGATCTCTTCGGCGGCGCAAGCGTAAGACGAGCGCCGAGAGGCCGGCCAGGACCGTGGCGCCGGACGCGCCGGACGCGCTTCCCAGGCCGCAGTCACATCCGCCTGCCGCTTCCAGGTCCCGCGGCGGGCCACCGCCGCTGCCGCTGCCCGATCCGCTGCCCGGGCCGATGCCGCCGCACGCGGTCGGCTCGATCCCGAGCGTGGCCGCGATGCCGGGCCAGCTCATCACACACATGGCCGGCGTCGTCGCGCCCTCGCCGCATTCGAGCGGGCAGATGTCGGGCAGGTTGTAGATGTTCTCGAACGTCTTGCCCTCGTCCTTCGAGAAGCCGACGGTGAAGCCGTCGACGAACTGGTTGCCGCACGCGTACATGCCTGCGGTCGTCCACGTGAGGCAGCGCGTGTAGAGGTCGCTGACCTTCTCGAACGCGAGGTCGGCCGTGTTCGCGATCTGGATGCCGTCCTTCGGGCCGCCGATCGCGATACGCGTGCCGTCGGGCGAGAGCGCGAAGCCGAGCAGATCGTCCGCGGCCGTGAAGGCCTCGGTGAACGTGGCGCCGGCGTCGTCGCTGACGAGGAGCTTGTCGACGGGATCGCCGCTCAGGCGCAGGTAGACACGGTCGGGGTTTTGCGGGTCGATCGCGGCGAGGAAGGGGACGAAGCTCGCGTAGGCCGCGTCGAGGTAGGTGCGCGTCCACGTGACGCCGCGATCGTCGGAGCGCTCGATCGCAGGCGCGAACGATTTGCCAACGATGCCGCTCGCGTAGAGGCGCTGCGGGTTCGAAGGCGTGACGTCGACCGTGAGGGCGATGAAGTCGCTGAGGATCGGCTTTCCGGCCTGCGTCCAGGTGGCGCCGTTGTCGGCCGTCTCGGCGACGATCACGTGGAAGCCGTCGGTGCCCTTGCCCGTGGACGTGATGGCGACGCCGCGCGAGGGGTCGTCCCGGTGGACGGAGACGTCGATGACGTACTCGTCTTTCAAGGGGGCCTCGACGAAGCCCCAAGCGCAGCCGCGATCGTGGCTCACGCTGAGGCCCTCGAAGACGCCGGCGAGGATCGTGCCGTCCGCGAGCACGCCGATGGCCGGATCCTGCGTGCCGCCGTACCCGACCGCGCCCTCGCAGATCCACGACCACGAGCTGCCCCCGTTCGAGGTCTCGAGGATGCCGTACGTCGTGCGGAGGACGATGTGTGCAGGATCCTTGGGATCCACGACGAGCTGGTCGGCGATGGGGAAGCGGCCGTTCGCGTGGGCCGCGGTGGGGGCGAGGAGCGAGGCGGCCGCGATCGCCGCGGCGAAGGGGAAGAAGCGCATGGCTGATCCTAGCGCGTGGACATGCGCTCGGCGGCAGCGGCGTCTTCGTGTCCGAGGCGTACGTCGCGCAGCTCGGCGCCGAGCAGCTCGATCGCGGCCGTGACGAGGGGATGATCGGCGATGGCGCGGCGCGCGTTGTCGAGGCGGGCGCGTCGGTCGGCGCCGTCGATCTGCGCGACCGTGACGGCGCCGCTCTGCGGGCGGAGTGTCTCGAACGTGACGTCGGGCTTGCCGCCGAAATGCGCGGCGAGGGCGGCGCGGATGCCCTCCTTGGCGACGGGCTCCTGCGCTTGCTTGCCGAGGAACGAGTTGTCCTCGAAGCCGAGCACGATGCCGTCGGGGCCGATGCGGAGCAGCGCGGCATGTTCGAGCACGGAGGCGAGCGGCGCGCGCTTGGCGCGGACGAGCTCGATCACGGCGCGAAACGTGGCGAGGTCGGGGGCGCTCGGGGCCGCCATGCGGCCGGCGCCGTTGGGGGGGGCCGCGCCGTTCGTGTAGGGGGCGCCGTTTGTGTAGGCGGCGCCGTTGGCCGGAGGCGGTCGGGAAGACGCCGGAGCCACCCGTGAAGGCGTCGGAGGGACCTGTGAAGACGCCGGAGCGGCTTGTGAAGACGCTGGAGCCACCCGTGAAGGCGTCGGAGGGACCTGTGAAAACGCCGGAGCGGCTTGTGAAAACGCCGGAGCCACCCGTGAAGGCGCCGGAGAGGCTTGGGAACCTGGTGGAGGCACCGGGGAAGACGC
Protein-coding sequences here:
- the bioA gene encoding adenosylmethionine--8-amino-7-oxononanoate transaminase; this encodes MTKVDDKRAARRAEIVRADKQYVWHPYTPMQRYIDEVDPLVVERAAGARFFDVDGRSYLDANSSWWVSTLGHNHPRLVAALARQAEKLCHVSLAGVTHEGAAKLGEELVAIAPPGLTKVFFSDDGSTAVEVALKLAVQMWHNEGRPARRRFVALDGAFHGETIGAASLGGVEVFRKPFAGVLLECIHVPTPEGDAPSDAGYARAFEALEKLLAEGSDTIAAVVLEPLVQGATGMRMYDAAYLRHARALCDRYDVLLVIDEVFTGYGRTGSMWACERAGITPDLMCCAKGFSGGMFPMAATLATRRVFDAFLGAPERAFYYGHSFCGNPLGAAIAREVLAIFREEEILAKAQPKAARIAKVFASMGEIPGVSRARSLGMIGALDLSKGAGYLSELGWRVYAEARRRGAYLRPLGDVVYVAPPLTITDDDLETLLGIVEESVRAALR
- a CDS encoding sensor histidine kinase, coding for MHAHSIAGFLSAWVVAYVAIATFCFVARRRERLRGREADFVLFGFFCLALSVHTAGAAALHLMRDVPAVRMALLASDVGRVLGAALLVHVVAQLSQMRLAPRVLVAIYGAAALFGVASIVEHVRHFDTVAEAPVSLLGLSVVEVATPAHPLATLVSVGSFAAAIFGMTVFVRSALRGRADLLPSLWGSIAFVVSTGYDGFYGVLGQGKPLTSPYGYAAFVMGVVMSLLSRYVALRQRLEERASELKQRSAEIARAYEELRAAQAELVRKEQLAAVGELSAVIAHEVRNPLAIITTAVATLRREGLGEDDRQTLLGILDEEASRLNRLVGDLLRYARPVRCERQLVAPREIVERALALSQNQTIVKVTLVEPEPLEKIHADPMLLRQVFENIVTNAMQAMPTGGSLTVTLVPHAESGASGVEVRVADTGEGMDTSVRDRALDPFFTTRAAGTGLGLAIVARIVDAHGGRLSIESDVGAGTEVRIFLPQHGEPAPGRRSVPPEINRTSSLPPMPVEVRRAFAGRKA